In one window of Geotrypetes seraphini chromosome 3, aGeoSer1.1, whole genome shotgun sequence DNA:
- the LOC117357052 gene encoding adhesion G protein-coupled receptor F4-like isoform X1: protein MTCLGKSFNLMTFCIFINSFLVSSQNINERCGKDFGDCVPGKTSCKNCDLGFTGTVKAECDSGKQWNVVQETCVSQGIGRLLQDLSSEPKKDVLDLMPESFVNSAASGSNLSLYAASGSAASESSLSLSNTVLQTVDACSAFSISCAASMVKVEQTTAGNIASIVNILNLFLRDFPGDVTKNKMKYYSEIANHILNESAVHYWSLIPNSIGNSSALLHYVNEFANTVNDSSINVTEDFIHMKGFTITKQIKNIDFNFSMWSNSTELTGSVSVLKDAFETLPINFPVVAIAYPTIGEILSNQLQNISLNGFVISMALKANSSKLSLTFQKKTKSKANAQCVGWDMEEKNWRSAPCSMYKESYDTATCRCDHSKRFTSFSILMSPITMEDEALNYISFVGIGISICSLMSSLAIEGLLWGHITKTEISYMRHLSIVNIAISLLIADAWFFVGTVLYRPDIVESDACIAATFFIHLFYLSLFFWMLVLALLISYRVFMVYHNIRKSSLIYIAFAIGYGCPLIISAITVVATITQPNKPYVREDGCWLNWTESKAMLAFVIPALLIVALNFIIVLAVIVVLLRPMIGETPRTTERNIIVQVIRCIAILTPILGLTWGFGIATVIENSSLAFHYIFTILNAFQGFFILVFGTLMDKQVREILTEAFSSPKWISFLTKNSSNTPVCSHIS from the exons AAAGATGTGGAAAAGATTTTGGAGATTGTGTTCCAGGTAAAACGTCTTGTAAAAATTGTGATCTGGGCTTCACTGGTACTGTGAAAGCTGAATGTGATAGTGGAAAGCAGTGGAATGTTGTACAGGAAACCTGTGTATCTCAAGGTATAGGAAGGTTGCTTCAG GATCTGTCCAGTGAACCAAAGAAAGATGTCCTTGACCTTATGCCGGAGTCTTTTGTTAATTCGGCTGCATCAGGATCTAATTTGTCACTCTATGCTGCATCAGGATCTGCTGCATCAGAATCTAGTTTGTCACTCTCTAATACTGTCCTCCAAACTGTAGATGCTTGTAGTGCTTTCTCAATTTCCTGTGCTGCAAGTATGGTAAAAGTGGAGCAAACCACAGCGGGAAACATTGCATCCATTGTGAACATATTGAATTTATTTTTAAGAGACTTTCCTGGTGatgtaacaaaaaacaaaatgaag TATTACAGTGAAATAGCAAACCATATCCTCAATGAGTCTGCCGTTCATTACTGGTCATTAATTCCTAATAGCATTGGCAACAGTTCGGCCTTATTGCACTATGTGAATGAATTTGCAAACACTGTGAATGACAGCTCAATAAATGTAACAGAAGATTTTATTCACATGAAAGGATTTACAATTACCAAACAGATTAAAAATATAGATTTCAACTTCTCAATGTGGTCAAATTCTACAGAACTCACTGGCTCTGTATCAGTCCTGAAAGATGCCTTTGAGACGTTGCCAATTAATTTCCCCGTTGTTGCCATTGCTTATCCCACCATTGGAGAAATTCTGTCAAATCAATTGCAAAACATAAGCCTCAATGGATTTGTTATATCTATGGCTCTGAAGGCAAACAGCAGCAAACTTTCACTCACCTTCCAGAAGaaaaccaaatcaaaagccaATGCCCAATGTGTAGGCTGGGACATGGAAGAAAAAAACTGGAGGTCTGCACCATGCAGCATGTATAAAGAGTCTTATGATACGGCGACTTGCAGATGTGATCATTCCAAACGATTTACATCtttttcaattctgatgtcaccCATAACAATGGAAGATGAGGCACTGAACTACATTTCATTTGTAGGCATTGGTATCTCCATATGTAGCTTAATGTCTTCCCTCGCCATCGAGGGTCTACTCTGGGGTCATATAACAAAAACAGAGATCTCATACATGCGTCATCTTTCCATTGTGAATATAGCAATATCTCTTCTAATTGCTGATGCTTGGTTCTTTGTTGGAACTGTACTTTACCGACCAGATATCGTAGAATCAGATGCCTGTATAGCAGCTACATTTTTCATCCATTTGTTTTACCTTTCCCTATTTTTTTGGATGCTAGTTTTGGCACTCCTCATCAGTTATCGTGTGTTCATGGTTTATCATAATATCAGAAAGTCCTCTCTGATTTATATAGCATTTGCTATAGGCTATGGGTGTCCTCTGATCATATCAGCTATCACTGTGGTCGCAACAATTACACAGCCAAATAAACCATATGTGAGGGAAGATGGCTGCTGGCTCAACTGGACTGAAAGCAAAGCAATGCTGGCCTTCGTAATCCCTGCACTCCTGATCGTTGCTCTGAATTTTATCATCGTTTTGGCAGTTATAGTTGTGTTACTGAGACCGATGATTGGAGAAACTCCACGAACCACTGAAAGGAATATAATTGTGCAAGTCATCAGATGCATTGCAATCCTGACACCAATTTTAGGGCTGACTTGGGGATTTGGCATTGCAACGGTTATTGAAAACAGTTCCTTGGCATTCCATTACATATTTACAATACTCAATGCATTCCAA GGGTTCTTTATCTTGGTATTTGGAACTCTTATGGACAAACAG
- the LOC117357052 gene encoding adhesion G protein-coupled receptor F4-like isoform X3: MPESFVNSAASGSNLSLYAASGSAASESSLSLSNTVLQTVDACSAFSISCAASMVKVEQTTAGNIASIVNILNLFLRDFPGDVTKNKMKYYSEIANHILNESAVHYWSLIPNSIGNSSALLHYVNEFANTVNDSSINVTEDFIHMKGFTITKQIKNIDFNFSMWSNSTELTGSVSVLKDAFETLPINFPVVAIAYPTIGEILSNQLQNISLNGFVISMALKANSSKLSLTFQKKTKSKANAQCVGWDMEEKNWRSAPCSMYKESYDTATCRCDHSKRFTSFSILMSPITMEDEALNYISFVGIGISICSLMSSLAIEGLLWGHITKTEISYMRHLSIVNIAISLLIADAWFFVGTVLYRPDIVESDACIAATFFIHLFYLSLFFWMLVLALLISYRVFMVYHNIRKSSLIYIAFAIGYGCPLIISAITVVATITQPNKPYVREDGCWLNWTESKAMLAFVIPALLIVALNFIIVLAVIVVLLRPMIGETPRTTERNIIVQVIRCIAILTPILGLTWGFGIATVIENSSLAFHYIFTILNAFQGFFILVFGTLMDKQVREILTEAFSSPKWISFLTKNSSNTPVCSHIS, from the exons ATGCCGGAGTCTTTTGTTAATTCGGCTGCATCAGGATCTAATTTGTCACTCTATGCTGCATCAGGATCTGCTGCATCAGAATCTAGTTTGTCACTCTCTAATACTGTCCTCCAAACTGTAGATGCTTGTAGTGCTTTCTCAATTTCCTGTGCTGCAAGTATGGTAAAAGTGGAGCAAACCACAGCGGGAAACATTGCATCCATTGTGAACATATTGAATTTATTTTTAAGAGACTTTCCTGGTGatgtaacaaaaaacaaaatgaag TATTACAGTGAAATAGCAAACCATATCCTCAATGAGTCTGCCGTTCATTACTGGTCATTAATTCCTAATAGCATTGGCAACAGTTCGGCCTTATTGCACTATGTGAATGAATTTGCAAACACTGTGAATGACAGCTCAATAAATGTAACAGAAGATTTTATTCACATGAAAGGATTTACAATTACCAAACAGATTAAAAATATAGATTTCAACTTCTCAATGTGGTCAAATTCTACAGAACTCACTGGCTCTGTATCAGTCCTGAAAGATGCCTTTGAGACGTTGCCAATTAATTTCCCCGTTGTTGCCATTGCTTATCCCACCATTGGAGAAATTCTGTCAAATCAATTGCAAAACATAAGCCTCAATGGATTTGTTATATCTATGGCTCTGAAGGCAAACAGCAGCAAACTTTCACTCACCTTCCAGAAGaaaaccaaatcaaaagccaATGCCCAATGTGTAGGCTGGGACATGGAAGAAAAAAACTGGAGGTCTGCACCATGCAGCATGTATAAAGAGTCTTATGATACGGCGACTTGCAGATGTGATCATTCCAAACGATTTACATCtttttcaattctgatgtcaccCATAACAATGGAAGATGAGGCACTGAACTACATTTCATTTGTAGGCATTGGTATCTCCATATGTAGCTTAATGTCTTCCCTCGCCATCGAGGGTCTACTCTGGGGTCATATAACAAAAACAGAGATCTCATACATGCGTCATCTTTCCATTGTGAATATAGCAATATCTCTTCTAATTGCTGATGCTTGGTTCTTTGTTGGAACTGTACTTTACCGACCAGATATCGTAGAATCAGATGCCTGTATAGCAGCTACATTTTTCATCCATTTGTTTTACCTTTCCCTATTTTTTTGGATGCTAGTTTTGGCACTCCTCATCAGTTATCGTGTGTTCATGGTTTATCATAATATCAGAAAGTCCTCTCTGATTTATATAGCATTTGCTATAGGCTATGGGTGTCCTCTGATCATATCAGCTATCACTGTGGTCGCAACAATTACACAGCCAAATAAACCATATGTGAGGGAAGATGGCTGCTGGCTCAACTGGACTGAAAGCAAAGCAATGCTGGCCTTCGTAATCCCTGCACTCCTGATCGTTGCTCTGAATTTTATCATCGTTTTGGCAGTTATAGTTGTGTTACTGAGACCGATGATTGGAGAAACTCCACGAACCACTGAAAGGAATATAATTGTGCAAGTCATCAGATGCATTGCAATCCTGACACCAATTTTAGGGCTGACTTGGGGATTTGGCATTGCAACGGTTATTGAAAACAGTTCCTTGGCATTCCATTACATATTTACAATACTCAATGCATTCCAA GGGTTCTTTATCTTGGTATTTGGAACTCTTATGGACAAACAG
- the LOC117357052 gene encoding adhesion G-protein coupled receptor F2-like isoform X2: MTCLGKSFNLMTFCIFINSFLVSSQNINERCGKDFGDCVPGKTSCKNCDLGFTGTVKAECDSGKQWNVVQETCVSQGIGRLLQDLSSEPKKDVLDLMPESFVNSAASGSNLSLYAASGSAASESSLSLSNTVLQTVDACSAFSISCAASMVKVEQTTAGNIASIVNILNLFLRDFPGDVTKNKMKYYSEIANHILNESAVHYWSLIPNSIGNSSALLHYVNEFANTVNDSSINVTEDFIHMKGFTITKQIKNIDFNFSMWSNSTELTGSVSVLKDAFETLPINFPVVAIAYPTIGEILSNQLQNISLNGFVISMALKANSSKLSLTFQKKTKSKANAQCVGWDMEEKNWRSAPCSMYKESYDTATCRCDHSKRFTSFSILMSPITMEDEALNYISFVGIGISICSLMSSLAIEGLLWGHITKTEISYMRHLSIVNIAISLLIADAWFFVGTVLYRPDIVESDACIAATFFIHLFYLSLFFWMLVLALLISYRVFMVYHNIRKSSLIYIAFAIGYGCPLIISAITVVATITQPNKPYVREDGCWLNWTESKAMLAFVIPALLIVALNFIIVLAVIVVLLRPMIGETPRTTERNIIVQVIRCIAILTPILGLTWGFGIATVIENSSLAFHYIFTILNAFQVREILTEAFSSPKWISFLTKNSSNTPVCSHIS, translated from the exons AAAGATGTGGAAAAGATTTTGGAGATTGTGTTCCAGGTAAAACGTCTTGTAAAAATTGTGATCTGGGCTTCACTGGTACTGTGAAAGCTGAATGTGATAGTGGAAAGCAGTGGAATGTTGTACAGGAAACCTGTGTATCTCAAGGTATAGGAAGGTTGCTTCAG GATCTGTCCAGTGAACCAAAGAAAGATGTCCTTGACCTTATGCCGGAGTCTTTTGTTAATTCGGCTGCATCAGGATCTAATTTGTCACTCTATGCTGCATCAGGATCTGCTGCATCAGAATCTAGTTTGTCACTCTCTAATACTGTCCTCCAAACTGTAGATGCTTGTAGTGCTTTCTCAATTTCCTGTGCTGCAAGTATGGTAAAAGTGGAGCAAACCACAGCGGGAAACATTGCATCCATTGTGAACATATTGAATTTATTTTTAAGAGACTTTCCTGGTGatgtaacaaaaaacaaaatgaag TATTACAGTGAAATAGCAAACCATATCCTCAATGAGTCTGCCGTTCATTACTGGTCATTAATTCCTAATAGCATTGGCAACAGTTCGGCCTTATTGCACTATGTGAATGAATTTGCAAACACTGTGAATGACAGCTCAATAAATGTAACAGAAGATTTTATTCACATGAAAGGATTTACAATTACCAAACAGATTAAAAATATAGATTTCAACTTCTCAATGTGGTCAAATTCTACAGAACTCACTGGCTCTGTATCAGTCCTGAAAGATGCCTTTGAGACGTTGCCAATTAATTTCCCCGTTGTTGCCATTGCTTATCCCACCATTGGAGAAATTCTGTCAAATCAATTGCAAAACATAAGCCTCAATGGATTTGTTATATCTATGGCTCTGAAGGCAAACAGCAGCAAACTTTCACTCACCTTCCAGAAGaaaaccaaatcaaaagccaATGCCCAATGTGTAGGCTGGGACATGGAAGAAAAAAACTGGAGGTCTGCACCATGCAGCATGTATAAAGAGTCTTATGATACGGCGACTTGCAGATGTGATCATTCCAAACGATTTACATCtttttcaattctgatgtcaccCATAACAATGGAAGATGAGGCACTGAACTACATTTCATTTGTAGGCATTGGTATCTCCATATGTAGCTTAATGTCTTCCCTCGCCATCGAGGGTCTACTCTGGGGTCATATAACAAAAACAGAGATCTCATACATGCGTCATCTTTCCATTGTGAATATAGCAATATCTCTTCTAATTGCTGATGCTTGGTTCTTTGTTGGAACTGTACTTTACCGACCAGATATCGTAGAATCAGATGCCTGTATAGCAGCTACATTTTTCATCCATTTGTTTTACCTTTCCCTATTTTTTTGGATGCTAGTTTTGGCACTCCTCATCAGTTATCGTGTGTTCATGGTTTATCATAATATCAGAAAGTCCTCTCTGATTTATATAGCATTTGCTATAGGCTATGGGTGTCCTCTGATCATATCAGCTATCACTGTGGTCGCAACAATTACACAGCCAAATAAACCATATGTGAGGGAAGATGGCTGCTGGCTCAACTGGACTGAAAGCAAAGCAATGCTGGCCTTCGTAATCCCTGCACTCCTGATCGTTGCTCTGAATTTTATCATCGTTTTGGCAGTTATAGTTGTGTTACTGAGACCGATGATTGGAGAAACTCCACGAACCACTGAAAGGAATATAATTGTGCAAGTCATCAGATGCATTGCAATCCTGACACCAATTTTAGGGCTGACTTGGGGATTTGGCATTGCAACGGTTATTGAAAACAGTTCCTTGGCATTCCATTACATATTTACAATACTCAATGCATTCCAA